A single genomic interval of Chitinophaga sp. 180180018-3 harbors:
- a CDS encoding 6-bladed beta-propeller, translating to MQMRIPLFLLALFIIACQHRKIGVPPEYKNAAEQLADSVTDIAVTSDHFTTIRIPQRFSADNEIRLSEVIDSVWYLPLETNDSSIISYVDQVNEYKGNYIILDILSNKVLAFDKKGKFIRQIGHKGKGPGEYLHPTSFVVDTARDEIIVHDDHTSKIIHYDGQGNLKREEIAKYRFVQFVKSGDQYIINSDRSDNVHLDRILNSKLLFASGAWKVNHTAFGYDWETQQDLATNRRALIETDGHINYNPSYSYNIYRITDTSIRKTYFIDAGNYALPEGFDKNLSIEDFNRKYEKDNGNKLYISSAPLESNNHIVLTLNMNRQYIFAYYSKKTNKLFCNSYFNNDIPWCMGPANVVDVIGNTFVGYLNAVEVGEHRRDMEKYGLTKLLPPSFIAMTDAVKDIDNPVLAFFKLKDF from the coding sequence AAATGCGTATCCCGCTCTTTCTTCTTGCCCTGTTCATTATAGCCTGCCAACACAGGAAAATTGGTGTGCCACCGGAATACAAAAATGCTGCCGAACAACTGGCCGATTCAGTTACTGATATTGCTGTTACCAGTGATCATTTCACGACGATCAGGATTCCCCAGCGATTTTCCGCCGACAACGAGATTCGCCTCAGTGAAGTAATAGACAGCGTATGGTATCTTCCACTGGAAACAAACGATTCTTCTATCATCAGCTATGTAGACCAGGTGAATGAGTATAAAGGCAATTATATTATCCTGGATATCCTTTCCAATAAGGTCTTAGCGTTTGATAAGAAGGGAAAATTCATCCGGCAGATCGGTCATAAGGGAAAAGGGCCCGGCGAATACCTGCATCCTACCTCATTCGTAGTTGATACTGCCAGAGATGAGATTATCGTACATGACGATCACACCAGTAAAATCATACACTATGATGGCCAGGGGAATCTTAAAAGAGAAGAAATTGCAAAATATCGCTTTGTTCAATTTGTTAAATCAGGGGATCAATATATTATCAACAGCGACCGCTCTGATAATGTCCATCTCGACAGAATACTAAACTCTAAACTACTCTTTGCCTCAGGGGCATGGAAAGTAAATCACACTGCATTTGGCTATGATTGGGAGACACAACAGGATCTTGCCACAAACAGGAGAGCATTGATTGAAACAGATGGCCATATCAATTATAATCCATCCTATAGTTACAATATATACCGTATTACAGATACCAGCATCAGGAAAACCTATTTCATTGATGCCGGTAACTATGCGCTACCGGAAGGATTCGATAAAAACCTTTCTATTGAAGACTTCAACCGGAAATATGAGAAAGACAACGGAAATAAATTATACATCAGTTCCGCGCCATTAGAAAGTAATAACCATATCGTGCTTACACTCAACATGAATAGACAATACATCTTTGCTTACTATTCCAAAAAAACAAATAAACTATTCTGTAACAGCTATTTCAATAATGATATTCCCTGGTGTATGGGCCCGGCTAATGTTGTGGATGTTATAGGCAACACCTTTGTAGGCTACCTGAATGCGGTTGAAGTAGGTGAGCATAGGCGTGATATGGAAAAATACGGGCTTACTAAATTACTTCCTCCTTCATTTATAGCTATGACTGATGCGGTAAAGGATATCGACAATCCTGTGCTTGCATTTTTTAAGTTAAAAGATTTCTGA